The Longimicrobium sp. genome includes the window CTTCGCGCGCGCCAGACCGCGACCGCCATCTGCGATACCGGCGCCCTTGCCGGCGACAAGGCCAAGTCGATCATCGACGAGCGGCTGCGCGAACGTGAGTTCGGAGTCTTCGACGGGCTGACAACGCTCGGCATTCGCGAGAAATATCCGGAGGAAGCCGCCCACCGCGCCAAGATGGGAAAATTCTACCATCGGCCGCCGGGCGGCGAGAGCTGGGCCGACGTCATCCTGCGCCTGCGCAGCGCGCTCGACACCATCAACCTGCACTACTCGCGCGAGCGCGTGCTGATCGTCTGCCACGAGGTGGTCGTCCTCTGCCTGCGCTACCTGCTGGAGTGCATGAGCGAGGAAGAGGTGCTGGAGATCGAGCGCGCGCACGACGTGGCCAACTGCGGCGTCACCCGCTACGAGTTCAACCCGCGCGCCGGGCGAAGGGGGAAGATGGAGCTGCGCGCGTTCAACTTCGTGGCGCCGCTGGTCGAGGCCGGCGCCCCGGTCACCACCCGGCGCGACGTCCCCGCCGGGGCCAAGTGACGCGCGCGCCCGCCCTCACCCCCGCGCGGCTGCGCGCCCTCCCGCTCCCCCAGCCGGACGCGGACGGCAGCAAGGAGGAGCGCGGCCGCGTGCTCATCGTAGGCGGGGGACGGGAGACGCCGGGCGCGCTCCTCCTCGCGGGGAGCTCCGCCCTCCGCGCCGGCGCCGGCAAGCTCCGCCTGGCCACCGCGGAGGAGGCCGCGATCCCCCTCGCCGTCGCCATCCCCGAGGCGCGCGTCTTCTCCCTCCCGCGCACGAAGGCGGGCGGCATCTCCGCGGAGGCCGCGGGCGAGGTGGTGCGCCTGGCGGGAGAGGTCGGCGCGCTCCTGCTGGGTCCCGGGATGGTGGAGGAAGACGAGGCCACCGCCCTCGCCCGCGCCGTGCTGGCGGAGATCGACGGCCCCGCGGTGGTGCTGGATGCGGGATGCCTCCCCTGCCTGGCCGCGAAGCGCGATGCGCTGCACCGGCTGGGCGGCCGCGCCGTCGTCACCCCGCACGCGGGCGAGATGGCGGGCGTGCTGGGGATCGAGCGCGCGGAGGTGGAGCGGGACCCGCTCGCCGTCGCCCTCTCCGCCGCGCGGGAGCTGGGCGCGGTGGTCGCGCTCAAGGGGCCCGACACGTACGTCGCCGCGCCGGACGGCCGCGCCTTCCGCTACACCGGAGGACAAGTCGGCCTGGCGACGTCGGGATCGGGAGACGTGCTGGCGGGCCTCGTCGCCGGGCTGCTGGCGCGCGGCGCCGATCCGCTGCGCGCCGCGGCGTGGGGCGTCGCCCTCCACGGCGAGGCGGGGAACGCGCTGGCCCGGCGCGTGGGCCCGCTCGGCTTCCTCGCCCGCGAGCTGCCGGACGAGGTTCCCGCCCTCCTGCAGCGTCTCGCCCGCCCACGCTCGCGGTAATCGCGGTACCGGTATCGCCTGGCAATCGGCGATCTTGATTTTCTCACAGAGGACACGCAGAGGCACGGAGAACCAATCGCGGTCCTCCGTGCCTCTGTGATCTCCGTGTCCTCTGTGAGACCCAATTTTCGGATCTCGGAACGGGCGATGGAACTGCGTCAGCCGCCGACCGCGACGGAGACGCGGTTCGCGATCGCCTTCTCCAACTCGCCCGTGGAGGCGCAGTTCAGCGGCGCGCCGGAGGTGCCCTGCTGGCGCGCCATGGCGGTCGCGGTGGTCTCCAGCCGGCTCCCGCTTCCCTCCTGCCGCACGGTGCTCCACACCGCCAGCTGCATGCGGTACGAGTCGGCCGCCTCCGTCCCCATCGCCGTGCTCCCACAAGTGAAGTAGCGCGAGAGCTGGGCGCCGCCCAGCCGGCGGCTGATCTCGAAGTTGCGGTTCCCCAGCGTCCAGTTCCGCGGGTCGCGCATCACCACCGGAATGCCGACCGACGCGTAGACGCTGTCGAGCGCCGCCCACACCGCCTCCGGGGCCGCCGCCAGCGTCCGCGCGGCGGCCACGGTGGTGGTATACGTGTTCATCTCCAGCGTCTGCCGCGATGCCTGGCGGCCCGCGGCCGCCACCTCCACCACGCCGGTGGTGCGCTGCGGCGGCGTTCCCGCGCCC containing:
- a CDS encoding histidine phosphatase family protein, whose protein sequence is DVPLSTLGERQAIAAGQWFAGLPHDERPEIILSSPYLRARQTATAICDTGALAGDKAKSIIDERLREREFGVFDGLTTLGIREKYPEEAAHRAKMGKFYHRPPGGESWADVILRLRSALDTINLHYSRERVLIVCHEVVVLCLRYLLECMSEEEVLEIERAHDVANCGVTRYEFNPRAGRRGKMELRAFNFVAPLVEAGAPVTTRRDVPAGAK
- a CDS encoding NAD(P)H-hydrate dehydratase → MTRAPALTPARLRALPLPQPDADGSKEERGRVLIVGGGRETPGALLLAGSSALRAGAGKLRLATAEEAAIPLAVAIPEARVFSLPRTKAGGISAEAAGEVVRLAGEVGALLLGPGMVEEDEATALARAVLAEIDGPAVVLDAGCLPCLAAKRDALHRLGGRAVVTPHAGEMAGVLGIERAEVERDPLAVALSAARELGAVVALKGPDTYVAAPDGRAFRYTGGQVGLATSGSGDVLAGLVAGLLARGADPLRAAAWGVALHGEAGNALARRVGPLGFLARELPDEVPALLQRLARPRSR